The following proteins come from a genomic window of Chryseobacterium glaciei:
- a CDS encoding chloride channel protein, with protein MKIDNKRKYLSFLKFKRDFQKYGLEKVRSYELILHWLNNRLSRSQFLVLSGVIVGCSAGLAGVILKTLVHHIHNFITTKVHFEYQILFYVVFPFLGIVLTTSIVLTLFKGQDRKGIGAILYEIAQNSSIVSSVKMYSQIVQSAITVGLGGSAGLESPIAVTGAAIGSNFAQTYRLSYKERTLLLAAGATAGIASAFNAPIAGIMFAFEILLTGVVFTDFIPLVVAAVCGSLLSRILLQEDILFRFYTREPFNYKNVPYYLILGIATGLYARYFVIVSQKVEHFIKGLNMSRLRKAMFGGAVLSLLCVLFPPLFGEGYDTVKAFTNGNTHSIIENSFFRYFEIKEWTVIIFLVLVCLLKAFATSFTIFSGGNGGNFAPSLFAGGTVGYLFALICQHLGFSDVPVTNLVLVGMAGAMSGVLYAPLTAIFLIAESSFGYDLFIPLMIVSIMSYLIAKWFSPISPELKSLADQGKIFTNKHDKNLLFSLKTEDFIDRFSETVNENASIADLFELVKDGTKNIFGVVDDAKTLRGILTIDDVRPFLFSDTDTSASIIKIMKAPPAIIHQEDKPLEILQIFDDTGVWNLPVVDQNNKFVGFISKSSILMSYRQLLKDYSD; from the coding sequence GTGAAAATTGATAATAAAAGAAAATACTTAAGTTTTCTAAAATTCAAAAGAGATTTTCAAAAATATGGACTTGAAAAAGTAAGAAGTTATGAACTGATTCTTCATTGGTTAAATAACAGGTTAAGCCGTAGTCAGTTTCTTGTTCTTTCGGGTGTTATTGTAGGTTGCAGTGCAGGTTTGGCGGGGGTTATACTGAAAACTCTTGTTCACCATATTCATAATTTTATTACGACTAAAGTTCATTTTGAATATCAGATATTATTCTACGTTGTTTTTCCTTTTTTAGGAATTGTTCTTACGACAAGCATTGTTCTTACGCTTTTTAAAGGTCAGGACAGAAAAGGAATTGGTGCCATTTTATACGAAATTGCTCAGAATTCGAGTATCGTTTCTTCTGTTAAAATGTATTCTCAAATCGTTCAAAGCGCAATTACAGTTGGGCTTGGAGGTTCTGCTGGATTGGAAAGTCCAATAGCAGTTACCGGGGCTGCGATCGGATCAAATTTTGCTCAAACCTATCGACTAAGCTATAAAGAACGTACGTTATTGCTAGCTGCGGGAGCAACAGCAGGTATCGCATCAGCTTTTAACGCGCCGATTGCAGGAATTATGTTTGCTTTTGAAATTTTACTGACAGGAGTTGTCTTCACAGATTTTATTCCTTTGGTTGTTGCAGCGGTTTGCGGAAGTCTTTTATCGAGAATTTTACTTCAGGAAGATATTCTTTTCAGATTTTATACGAGAGAACCTTTTAATTATAAAAATGTTCCTTATTACCTTATTTTAGGGATTGCAACGGGATTGTACGCACGATATTTTGTAATTGTCTCTCAAAAAGTTGAACATTTTATAAAAGGTTTAAATATGTCTCGCCTACGAAAAGCAATGTTTGGTGGGGCGGTTTTGTCATTGCTTTGTGTGCTTTTTCCACCGTTATTTGGGGAAGGTTATGATACGGTGAAGGCTTTTACGAATGGAAATACCCATTCAATTATTGAAAACAGTTTTTTTAGATATTTTGAAATTAAGGAATGGACGGTCATTATATTTTTGGTGTTGGTTTGTCTGTTAAAGGCTTTTGCCACGTCTTTTACCATTTTCAGTGGGGGTAATGGCGGTAATTTTGCGCCTTCACTTTTTGCAGGAGGTACGGTTGGATATTTATTTGCTTTGATTTGCCAGCATCTTGGATTTTCGGATGTCCCGGTAACTAATCTAGTTCTTGTAGGAATGGCAGGTGCGATGAGCGGCGTATTATATGCACCGCTTACGGCAATATTTCTAATCGCGGAATCGAGTTTTGGGTATGATCTTTTTATTCCTTTAATGATTGTTTCCATCATGTCATACCTCATTGCCAAATGGTTTTCTCCAATTTCTCCTGAATTAAAATCATTAGCAGATCAAGGAAAAATTTTCACGAATAAGCATGATAAGAATTTATTGTTTTCATTAAAAACAGAAGATTTTATCGACAGGTTTTCAGAAACGGTGAATGAAAATGCCTCAATAGCAGATTTATTTGAGCTTGTAAAAGATGGAACTAAAAATATTTTCGGAGTTGTTGATGATGCTAAAACATTACGCGGAATCCTTACAATAGATGATGTACGCCCGTTTTTGTTTTCGGATACAGATACTTCGGCAAGTATTATTAAAATTATGAAAGCTCCTCCAGCGATTATTCATCAGGAAGATAAGCCTTTAGAAATTCTTCAGATATTCGATGATACTGGTGTTTGGAATCTTCCGGTTGTAGATCAGAACAATAAATTTGTAGGATTTATTTCAAAATCATCTATATTAATGAGTTACAGGCAGCTTTTGAAAGACTATTCTGATTAA
- a CDS encoding MFS transporter, producing the protein MLKEASEKRIRLVTIMAFISIPLSGFVTDIYLPSFPSMAKGMQVSEKDIQITLTSYLLSYGICQLFVGNILDNIGRYRPKLVALFFLIISSLLITMTDSIFLICLLRILQGAAVSVLVVATRAIFVDIYDAEKVKHYLSYFTIVWSCGPILAPFLGGYLEKLFNWHANFYFLAFYAGAIFIFELFFSGESLPEKKKVSFSENIKLYQMMLKNRIFMLGIFILGLSYSIVMLFNITGPFIIENTFHFTPVVIGYCTLILGFSWMIGGFIGKKRISLGFNSRILQPVIIQLVLIASLIAVSYFAQSLYITIPFAFFIHICSGILFTSFFTTSMLYFPKNAGTAGGLMGGLVYIITSLTSFIISVSGNVSEQKDLGWRYLIIASLLFGIILIMSKTLKKEKAEN; encoded by the coding sequence TTGTTGAAAGAAGCATCTGAAAAACGTATCAGATTAGTTACGATAATGGCCTTTATATCAATCCCGCTTTCGGGGTTCGTGACGGATATTTATTTACCTTCATTTCCATCGATGGCCAAAGGAATGCAGGTTTCGGAAAAGGATATCCAAATTACACTAACATCTTATTTACTGAGTTATGGGATCTGTCAGTTATTTGTAGGAAATATTCTGGATAATATTGGACGTTACCGACCTAAATTAGTGGCACTATTCTTTTTGATCATCAGCAGTCTTTTGATCACAATGACAGATAGTATTTTCTTAATCTGTCTTCTCCGAATCCTTCAAGGAGCAGCTGTTTCTGTTCTGGTAGTTGCGACCCGCGCTATTTTTGTAGATATTTATGACGCTGAAAAAGTGAAACATTATTTAAGTTATTTCACAATTGTCTGGTCTTGTGGACCTATTTTGGCACCGTTTCTTGGCGGTTATCTTGAAAAATTGTTTAACTGGCATGCGAATTTTTATTTCCTTGCTTTCTACGCAGGAGCAATATTTATTTTTGAATTATTCTTTAGTGGTGAAAGTTTACCCGAAAAGAAGAAAGTCAGTTTTTCAGAAAACATTAAACTTTATCAAATGATGCTGAAGAACCGCATATTCATGTTGGGTATCTTTATTTTGGGATTAAGTTATTCGATTGTCATGTTGTTTAATATTACGGGGCCTTTTATTATTGAAAATACTTTTCATTTCACTCCGGTTGTCATTGGATATTGTACTTTGATTTTAGGATTTTCATGGATGATTGGTGGATTTATTGGAAAAAAGAGAATTTCGTTAGGTTTTAATTCTCGTATTTTACAGCCTGTTATTATACAATTGGTTTTAATTGCTAGTTTAATTGCAGTAAGTTACTTTGCACAGAGTCTTTACATTACGATTCCTTTTGCATTTTTCATCCATATTTGTTCGGGAATCTTATTTACCTCATTTTTCACGACAAGTATGTTGTATTTCCCTAAGAATGCAGGAACAGCAGGCGGATTAATGGGTGGATTGGTCTATATCATTACTTCCCTTACCAGCTTTATTATTTCAGTAAGCGGAAACGTAAGCGAACAAAAAGATCTGGGATGGCGATACTTGATTATTGCCTCTTTACTTTTCGGCATTATTCTTATTATGAGTAAAACATTGAAAAAAGAAAAAGCAGAGAATTAA
- a CDS encoding helix-turn-helix domain-containing protein, with product MSDQLETIADYYKRIRENKNKMFDTDDFETGKSHFNISMRKYCSFKSPYNRRDYYKISFIIGKGTFQYGQQQLYIDRPALFFPSPNIPYSWECDGDLQEGYFCLFNQEFFNGNSEFKLFKKTSLFKEWSMPLVFLTEEQTQLVTVYFEQMYKLNNSSYTFRCNSIKNHLASVLHLALENRVEDIDPNELPANIRLYRLFDELLNKQFPLDSPAYPLSLKTASDFAEHLNVHVNHLNSSVKSVANLTTTQIIKERMFEESKNLLKYTNWDISEIGYTLGFDEPSHFNNFFKKHANTSPLKFKSMV from the coding sequence ATGAGCGATCAATTAGAAACTATAGCAGATTACTACAAACGGATCAGAGAAAACAAAAATAAAATGTTTGATACTGATGATTTTGAAACAGGAAAATCTCATTTCAATATTTCTATGCGAAAGTATTGCAGTTTCAAAAGTCCTTATAATCGTCGGGATTACTATAAGATCAGCTTTATTATCGGTAAAGGAACTTTTCAATATGGACAGCAACAATTATACATTGATCGCCCTGCTCTATTTTTCCCGTCTCCCAATATTCCTTATTCGTGGGAATGTGATGGAGACCTTCAAGAAGGCTATTTTTGTCTCTTTAATCAGGAGTTTTTTAATGGAAATTCAGAATTTAAATTATTCAAAAAAACCTCTCTCTTTAAAGAATGGAGCATGCCGCTTGTTTTTTTAACCGAAGAACAAACCCAGCTGGTTACCGTCTATTTTGAGCAAATGTATAAGTTGAACAACTCTTCCTACACGTTTCGATGCAACAGTATTAAAAACCACTTGGCATCCGTTTTACACCTTGCCTTAGAAAACCGTGTGGAAGATATTGACCCCAATGAGCTTCCCGCTAACATTAGATTATACCGATTGTTTGATGAGCTTCTCAACAAACAGTTTCCTTTGGATTCTCCGGCTTATCCGCTATCATTAAAAACAGCTTCTGACTTTGCGGAGCATCTTAACGTGCATGTGAATCATTTAAATTCTTCTGTAAAATCAGTCGCCAATCTTACAACCACTCAAATCATCAAAGAAAGAATGTTTGAGGAATCTAAAAATCTATTAAAATATACCAATTGGGATATTTCGGAAATCGGCTACACATTAGGATTCGATGAGCCTTCTCATTTTAATAATTTTTTTAAAAAGCACGCTAATACTTCTCCACTTAAATTTAAGAGTATGGTTTAA